One genomic segment of Gemmatimonadota bacterium includes these proteins:
- a CDS encoding UDP-N-acetylmuramoyl-L-alanyl-D-glutamate--2,6-diaminopimelate ligase, producing the protein MTLQALVAVLRQFDLLVSAPLDDPAVSGVAVDSRRVTPGTLFIAERGSDADGHAYVAAAVAAGASAVVVEHSMGITAPEIVVTDGRAAARRLAEAWYHHPAESLRIVAVTGTNGKTTTTALVRHLLNAEGTAGSIGTLGAFDGSGRAVSSTAGTLTTPGSVDMQATLRAMVDAGVRHVAMEASSHALDQGRLDAITFAGAIFTNLTREHLDYHHTMEAYLAAKLRLADLVAPDGVLAINADDPAWSSLHGDRRAVRWGHAADADVRIEELVALTAGSRFTLTGRFGTAEVAIPLPGEFNVANAVGAAAVMLGLGMPMAEVVARLGESPQIPGRMERIIDAPFHVIRDYAHTPDAYERVLATIRPLTPGRIIVVFGCGGDRDGGKRPIMGEIAARLADHVILTSDNPRTEDPDRIIDDIAAGMPKGSYERELDRYIAIAMATGQARPGDVVLLLGKGHETYQVIGHEKEPFDERAIVLGLVGR; encoded by the coding sequence ATGACGCTGCAGGCGCTGGTGGCGGTTCTCCGACAGTTCGATCTCCTTGTCTCCGCTCCACTCGACGATCCCGCCGTGAGCGGGGTGGCGGTAGACTCGCGCCGCGTCACGCCAGGGACGCTGTTCATCGCGGAGCGAGGCAGTGACGCGGACGGTCATGCCTACGTCGCCGCTGCCGTCGCCGCGGGGGCAAGCGCAGTGGTGGTCGAGCACTCGATGGGGATCACGGCCCCGGAAATCGTCGTCACGGACGGTCGCGCCGCGGCCCGTCGTCTGGCGGAGGCGTGGTACCACCATCCGGCGGAGTCCCTTCGCATCGTTGCCGTCACCGGTACCAACGGGAAGACGACGACCACCGCGTTGGTGCGACACCTCCTCAACGCCGAGGGCACCGCTGGAAGCATCGGCACGTTGGGGGCATTCGACGGTAGCGGGCGGGCGGTCAGCTCGACGGCGGGCACGCTGACGACTCCTGGTAGTGTCGACATGCAGGCCACGCTGCGGGCGATGGTTGACGCCGGGGTGCGCCATGTCGCGATGGAGGCGTCCTCCCACGCCCTCGACCAGGGACGGCTCGATGCCATCACCTTCGCCGGCGCGATCTTCACCAACCTGACGCGCGAGCACCTCGACTACCACCACACGATGGAGGCCTACCTCGCGGCAAAGCTGCGGCTCGCCGACCTCGTCGCCCCCGATGGTGTCCTCGCCATCAACGCCGATGATCCGGCGTGGTCGTCGTTGCACGGCGATCGACGGGCAGTGCGCTGGGGCCACGCTGCCGATGCCGACGTCCGCATCGAGGAGTTGGTGGCCCTCACCGCCGGGAGCCGATTCACCCTGACCGGCCGCTTCGGCACCGCAGAGGTGGCGATTCCGCTTCCGGGCGAATTCAATGTCGCCAACGCGGTCGGTGCCGCGGCGGTCATGCTCGGCCTCGGCATGCCGATGGCCGAGGTCGTGGCGCGGCTTGGCGAGTCGCCGCAGATTCCCGGCCGGATGGAGCGGATCATCGACGCGCCCTTCCACGTGATCCGCGACTATGCCCATACCCCCGACGCCTACGAGCGCGTCCTGGCGACCATCCGTCCGCTGACCCCGGGACGGATCATCGTGGTCTTCGGCTGTGGCGGCGATCGTGACGGCGGCAAGCGACCCATCATGGGCGAGATCGCGGCGCGTCTGGCCGATCATGTCATCCTCACCAGCGACAATCCGCGGACGGAAGATCCCGATCGGATCATCGACGACATCGCGGCAGGGATGCCGAAGGGCTCCTATGAGCGGGAGCTCGACCGCTACATCGCCATCGCGATGGCCACCGGCCAGGCCCGTCCGGGCGACGTGGTGCTGCTGCTCGGCAAGGGGCACGAGACCTATCAGGTGATCGGCCACGAGAAGGAGCCGTTCGATGAGCGCGCCATCGTGCTGGGGTTGGTCGGCCGATGA
- a CDS encoding FtsW/RodA/SpoVE family cell cycle protein, with protein MSPNAVRHPGELRWETNLLACVTLTLTGFGVMNCYSTGSYVTQWHTEASQQLSGALIGGVAFLVAAYVDYGVWRKLAKPMFYATLGGLVLLAIVSLIWKGKQAPSILGTLFPYRLGAHRWIYVGVQVQVSEIARFTLAAYVAMLAAGAGQKLRHWTTGFMPLMGVVIGTVLLVAAEPSLSMSVVLAVVGTMIIFTAGARITHFLPLVAIAALALFVVLKFDPVRSERMQTAAVSSLECNARDDQSCKSLIGFGSGGMLGVGFGQGTQLLGHVPLGYSDFLLSGIGEEWGFLGIVFIVLGFGLFCWLGFRISRTARDPFGTYLAAGLTIPVGVTALAHAAVVTRMGPVTGLTLPFMSAGRVSLILYLFSAGVLVNIGRRRGRPARQT; from the coding sequence GTGAGTCCGAACGCGGTACGCCACCCTGGAGAACTGCGCTGGGAGACCAACCTCCTCGCGTGCGTGACGCTGACGCTCACCGGCTTCGGCGTCATGAACTGCTACAGCACTGGCAGCTATGTCACACAGTGGCATACCGAGGCGTCACAGCAACTCTCCGGGGCGCTGATTGGGGGCGTGGCGTTCCTGGTGGCGGCGTACGTCGACTATGGCGTCTGGCGAAAGCTCGCCAAGCCGATGTTCTACGCCACGCTCGGCGGTCTGGTCCTGCTGGCGATCGTGTCGCTGATCTGGAAGGGGAAGCAGGCGCCGTCGATCCTCGGCACGCTGTTCCCGTACCGCCTTGGTGCGCATCGGTGGATCTATGTCGGCGTGCAGGTGCAGGTTTCCGAAATCGCCCGCTTCACCTTGGCCGCATACGTGGCGATGCTGGCGGCTGGGGCCGGGCAGAAGTTGCGGCATTGGACCACCGGGTTCATGCCGCTCATGGGCGTCGTGATCGGGACCGTCTTGCTGGTCGCGGCCGAGCCGTCGCTGTCGATGTCCGTGGTACTGGCGGTCGTGGGTACCATGATCATCTTCACCGCCGGTGCGCGGATCACGCATTTCCTCCCCTTGGTGGCCATCGCCGCCCTGGCGCTCTTTGTCGTCCTCAAGTTCGACCCGGTGCGTTCCGAACGCATGCAGACCGCGGCCGTCTCGTCGCTGGAATGCAATGCCCGGGATGACCAGTCGTGCAAGTCGCTCATCGGCTTCGGCAGTGGCGGCATGCTCGGCGTCGGCTTCGGACAGGGAACGCAGCTGCTCGGACACGTCCCACTTGGCTACTCCGACTTCCTGTTGTCGGGCATCGGCGAGGAGTGGGGTTTTCTGGGGATCGTCTTCATCGTTCTGGGCTTCGGGCTCTTCTGCTGGCTGGGATTCCGAATCTCGCGGACCGCGCGAGATCCGTTCGGGACGTACCTCGCGGCGGGTCTCACCATTCCCGTCGGCGTGACCGCGCTCGCGCATGCGGCGGTTGTCACGCGCATGGGACCGGTGACCGGCTTGACACTGCCGTTCATGTCCGCGGGGCGGGTGTCGCTGATTCTGTACCTCTTCTCCGCCGGAGTCCTCGTCAACATCGGACGGCGACGCGGGCGGCCCGCGCGGCAAACGTGA
- the murC gene encoding UDP-N-acetylmuramate--L-alanine ligase, with protein MAALFDPSDPRPVHFLGLSGAGMSALALAARRRGVAVSGCDTETAAFADLRAAGAEAFDHPDPAHLAGIRALVVTAAASQQHPEIVAARAAGIPVVQRKEALADLVNGTTLVALAGTHGKTTTTVMTTEALRGGGKHPSGLAGGRVSTWGGNALLDGNDLFVVEADEYDQAFLTLQPTIAVVNNVEADHLECYGSVEAMEAAYATFAGRAERVLVGTGDVGSDRLAQTLGDNVWRFGLEEGADLRLVPRNAGPDGTVADVTFPDGRQQVLTLHVPGLHNLRNAGAALGVAFALGADLDGAIAALGRFTGVGRRFDRHGESHGVTYVDDYAHHPTELVATLAAARQAFPHHRLVAAFQPHLYSRTASHGAAMGEALAAADLVVVTDVYGAREAPVEGVSGHIVADAAIAAGAVVCYAPVRADLAQEIASMLREGDVLLTLGAGDITLVGADVRRLREGA; from the coding sequence GTGGCCGCCCTGTTTGACCCCTCCGATCCCCGTCCCGTGCACTTCCTCGGCCTCAGTGGCGCGGGGATGAGCGCCCTCGCGCTCGCCGCGCGCCGCCGTGGCGTGGCGGTGAGCGGCTGCGATACCGAGACCGCGGCCTTTGCCGATTTGCGCGCGGCCGGCGCCGAGGCGTTTGACCACCCTGATCCGGCCCACCTTGCCGGCATCCGTGCGCTGGTCGTGACCGCCGCCGCCTCGCAGCAGCATCCCGAGATCGTCGCCGCGCGTGCGGCGGGCATTCCGGTCGTGCAGCGGAAGGAGGCGTTGGCCGATCTCGTGAACGGGACCACCCTGGTGGCGCTTGCCGGGACGCACGGGAAGACGACCACCACCGTGATGACCACCGAGGCGCTTCGTGGCGGCGGGAAGCATCCCTCCGGCCTGGCCGGTGGGCGTGTCTCCACCTGGGGCGGCAACGCGCTGCTCGACGGCAACGATCTCTTCGTGGTCGAGGCCGACGAATACGACCAGGCCTTCCTGACCTTGCAGCCGACCATCGCCGTGGTGAACAACGTCGAGGCCGATCACCTCGAATGCTACGGCAGCGTCGAGGCGATGGAAGCCGCGTACGCCACCTTCGCCGGTCGCGCCGAGCGCGTGCTGGTCGGCACCGGCGACGTGGGGAGCGATCGCCTGGCGCAGACGCTCGGCGACAATGTGTGGCGCTTCGGGCTCGAAGAGGGCGCCGACCTGCGGCTCGTGCCGCGGAACGCCGGCCCCGATGGCACCGTCGCCGATGTGACGTTCCCCGATGGCCGTCAGCAGGTGCTCACGCTGCATGTCCCGGGGCTCCACAACCTGCGCAACGCCGGGGCCGCGCTCGGCGTCGCGTTCGCGCTCGGCGCCGACCTCGATGGGGCGATCGCCGCGCTGGGCCGCTTCACCGGCGTCGGACGTCGCTTTGATCGGCACGGCGAGTCGCACGGCGTCACCTACGTCGACGACTACGCGCACCATCCGACCGAACTCGTTGCGACGCTCGCCGCCGCGCGGCAGGCCTTCCCGCACCACCGGCTCGTCGCCGCGTTCCAACCGCATCTGTATTCGCGGACGGCATCGCACGGCGCGGCCATGGGCGAGGCGCTGGCCGCCGCCGACCTCGTGGTGGTGACCGACGTGTATGGGGCGCGCGAGGCCCCGGTCGAGGGCGTGAGCGGGCATATCGTCGCCGACGCGGCCATCGCCGCGGGCGCCGTCGTCTGCTACGCGCCGGTGCGGGCAGACCTGGCCCAGGAGATCGCGTCGATGCTCCGTGAGGGCGATGTCCTCCTCACGCTCGGGGCCGGCGATATCACCCTGGTCGGCGCGGACGTGCGCCGCCTGCGCGAGGGTGCGTGA
- a CDS encoding DUF2264 domain-containing protein, giving the protein MTSRRDFLHAVTVGGVAHGALAGRVAGNAPPAPASGADDRGRWVAVATRMADPLLGALARGELKLRMPVEAVAGAEADRRKVTHLEGFGRLLAGLSPWLEQRLPSGDEERSRARLAALAQQGMDAATNPASPDRMNFSDGAQPLVDAAFLAHAMLRAPRTLWQELPSATQGNVLASLRATRVIRPGYNNWLLFSAMIEAALASVGESWDQMRVDYALRQHELWYKGDGMYGDGPTFHWDYYNSFVIQPMLLDILVTVGPKVSAWKEIAARVTTRAQRYAVIQERLISPEGTLPPIGRSIAYRCGALQLLGQVALRHELPSGVSPAQVRGGMTAVIGRMMEAPGTFTRDGWLTIGLAGHQPSLGESYISTGSCYLAATGLLPLGLPPGDPFWSAPPAPWTAKKLYDGADAPADHADG; this is encoded by the coding sequence ATGACCAGCCGTCGAGATTTTCTGCACGCGGTCACGGTGGGCGGCGTGGCGCATGGCGCACTGGCGGGCCGCGTCGCCGGCAACGCTCCGCCGGCGCCGGCGTCCGGAGCCGATGATCGTGGGCGGTGGGTCGCTGTGGCGACACGGATGGCCGATCCACTCCTCGGAGCGTTGGCACGCGGCGAACTCAAGCTCCGCATGCCGGTCGAGGCAGTGGCCGGTGCCGAGGCCGATCGACGCAAGGTGACCCACCTCGAAGGATTCGGCCGCCTGCTCGCCGGATTGTCGCCCTGGCTCGAGCAACGGCTGCCGAGTGGCGACGAGGAGCGCAGCCGTGCGCGCCTGGCTGCGCTGGCGCAGCAGGGAATGGACGCCGCCACCAACCCGGCGTCCCCCGATCGGATGAACTTCTCCGACGGCGCGCAGCCGCTCGTCGACGCCGCATTCCTCGCGCATGCGATGCTGCGCGCCCCGCGCACGCTGTGGCAGGAGTTGCCGTCCGCGACCCAGGGCAACGTCCTGGCCTCGCTCCGCGCCACGCGCGTGATCCGGCCGGGCTACAACAACTGGCTCCTCTTCAGTGCCATGATCGAGGCCGCGCTCGCCTCCGTCGGTGAGTCGTGGGACCAGATGCGGGTGGACTACGCCCTGCGGCAGCATGAGCTCTGGTACAAGGGCGACGGCATGTACGGCGACGGCCCGACCTTTCACTGGGACTACTACAACAGCTTCGTGATCCAACCGATGTTGCTCGACATTCTCGTCACCGTTGGCCCCAAGGTCTCAGCGTGGAAGGAGATCGCGGCGCGGGTGACCACGCGGGCGCAGCGCTACGCCGTGATTCAGGAACGGCTCATCTCGCCCGAGGGGACGCTGCCGCCGATCGGCCGATCGATCGCCTATCGCTGCGGAGCGCTGCAGCTGCTCGGTCAGGTGGCGCTGCGGCATGAGCTCCCCTCGGGCGTGTCGCCGGCCCAGGTGCGTGGCGGGATGACGGCGGTGATCGGCCGCATGATGGAGGCCCCGGGCACCTTCACGCGGGACGGCTGGCTGACGATCGGTCTGGCTGGGCACCAGCCGTCGCTCGGCGAGAGCTACATCTCGACCGGCTCCTGTTACCTCGCCGCAACCGGGCTCCTTCCGCTCGGGCTCCCTCCGGGGGATCCATTCTGGAGCGCCCCCCCAGCCCCCTGGACGGCGAAGAAGCTCTACGACGGCGCGGACGCCCCCGCGGACCACGCCGACGGATAG
- a CDS encoding UDP-N-acetylglucosamine--N-acetylmuramyl-(pentapeptide) pyrophosphoryl-undecaprenol N-acetylglucosamine transferase, which produces MTTVLLAGGGTGGHLMPALAIAQQLQARHPDWRIVFAGAERGIEATVLPERGLPHRLFPFEPIHRRQWWRNVKWPLLAWRVARAVDRMLDDERPALVIGTGGYVSGPVVWRAARRGIPTAILELDVLPGFATRRAAPMVQEIWTASPEGLAALGPGAAARGRVTGAPITPPDPTRRDAARQKFGLTDDRPVLVMTGGSQGSLAMNRLIADWLRDGGVANAHLIWATGRGTYQEFAHHHLPPDVTVVPFLDPMADAWAVADLCVARAGMMTLAELCAWGIPSVLVPLPTAAADHQRHNAEAMAAAGASVVLEQAGLTAQHLGDTLTALLADAPRRAAMAADARRRGKPDAARQIAERCELLIASGASS; this is translated from the coding sequence GTGACCACCGTCTTGCTGGCAGGCGGTGGCACCGGCGGTCACCTGATGCCGGCACTCGCCATCGCCCAGCAGTTGCAGGCGCGCCACCCCGACTGGCGGATCGTGTTCGCGGGTGCTGAACGCGGGATCGAGGCGACCGTCCTCCCCGAACGGGGCCTCCCGCACCGCCTCTTTCCGTTCGAACCAATCCATCGACGGCAGTGGTGGCGCAACGTCAAGTGGCCGCTGCTCGCGTGGCGCGTGGCGCGGGCCGTCGACCGCATGCTGGATGACGAACGCCCGGCCCTGGTGATCGGGACCGGCGGCTATGTGAGCGGCCCCGTCGTGTGGCGTGCTGCGCGGCGCGGGATCCCCACGGCGATCCTCGAGCTCGATGTCCTCCCGGGGTTTGCCACCCGGCGCGCCGCGCCGATGGTGCAGGAGATCTGGACCGCCTCGCCGGAAGGACTCGCGGCGCTGGGGCCTGGCGCAGCCGCGCGCGGCCGGGTGACTGGCGCGCCGATCACGCCGCCCGACCCGACGCGCCGCGATGCGGCCCGCCAGAAGTTCGGCCTGACGGACGACCGACCGGTGCTGGTGATGACTGGTGGCAGCCAGGGCTCTCTCGCGATGAACCGGTTGATCGCCGATTGGCTGCGTGATGGCGGCGTGGCCAACGCGCACCTGATCTGGGCCACTGGGCGCGGCACGTACCAAGAGTTTGCACACCACCATCTGCCACCCGACGTGACCGTCGTGCCGTTCCTCGACCCGATGGCCGATGCCTGGGCGGTGGCTGACCTCTGCGTGGCGCGTGCCGGGATGATGACCCTTGCCGAGCTCTGCGCGTGGGGTATTCCGTCGGTGCTGGTGCCGCTGCCCACCGCCGCTGCCGATCACCAGCGTCACAACGCCGAGGCGATGGCCGCCGCAGGGGCAAGCGTGGTGCTTGAGCAGGCGGGACTCACCGCGCAGCATCTCGGTGACACGCTCACGGCCCTCCTGGCTGACGCCCCGCGACGCGCGGCCATGGCGGCCGACGCACGGCGACGCGGCAAGCCGGACGCTGCACGGCAGATCGCCGAGCGGTGCGAGCTCCTCATTGCCTCGGGAGCCTCGTCATGA
- the murD gene encoding UDP-N-acetylmuramoyl-L-alanine--D-glutamate ligase: MNRFAGWQADGREVAVAGLARSGAAAAQLLRARGIPVYVSDGGAGEKVVAVAAELRALQDPQLDVQLGAHDLARIGRCAALILSPGIPPTAAVVRAAVDAGVPVLAEAQLGLDALAGVPYIAVTGTNGKTTTTALLEHLMQAAGRHAVAAGNIGLPLSDVARSATPPEWLAVELSSFQLHDCPDLMPTVGILTNLAPDHLDRYPDLASYYADKARLFARASGMSCWVTNLDDPESRRMIAAVPGRHLAFSVAPGVRADAWYDRAGDQLMLAGAPLLPREALPLLGDHNVANVLAAALALHATGIGHAALADGIRTFRPMAHRLEPVREVDGVLWVNDSKATNVASTVVAVEAMQRPFVLLLGGRHKGEPYTALLKPLAAHGVAVVAYGEAAGLIQADLGAGIRVVPAGDFAEVMATARALAPRGGAVLLSPACSSYDMFDHYEHRGGTFRQIVESW; encoded by the coding sequence ATGAATCGCTTCGCCGGGTGGCAAGCGGACGGTCGCGAAGTCGCCGTCGCGGGGCTCGCCAGGAGCGGCGCGGCCGCGGCGCAGCTGCTGCGAGCGCGCGGGATTCCCGTGTATGTCTCGGATGGCGGGGCAGGGGAGAAGGTAGTCGCGGTCGCCGCAGAGTTGCGCGCGCTGCAGGACCCGCAGCTCGACGTGCAGCTTGGCGCCCATGATCTGGCACGGATTGGCCGTTGCGCCGCGCTGATCCTCTCGCCTGGCATCCCGCCGACGGCGGCGGTGGTGCGCGCCGCGGTCGATGCGGGCGTTCCGGTATTGGCCGAGGCACAACTCGGGCTCGACGCGCTCGCCGGCGTCCCCTACATCGCGGTGACCGGCACCAACGGAAAGACCACCACCACCGCCCTCCTCGAGCACCTGATGCAGGCGGCTGGTCGGCATGCCGTCGCGGCGGGCAACATCGGCCTGCCGCTCTCGGACGTCGCGCGGAGCGCCACGCCGCCCGAATGGCTGGCCGTGGAACTGTCGTCGTTTCAGTTGCACGATTGTCCCGACCTCATGCCGACGGTGGGGATTCTCACCAACCTCGCGCCCGACCATCTCGATCGCTACCCCGACCTGGCATCGTATTACGCCGACAAGGCGCGCCTCTTCGCCCGGGCCTCGGGGATGTCCTGCTGGGTGACCAACCTTGATGATCCCGAGTCGCGCCGGATGATCGCCGCCGTCCCCGGTCGGCATCTGGCCTTTTCGGTGGCGCCTGGTGTCCGCGCCGACGCCTGGTACGACCGTGCCGGCGACCAGTTGATGCTCGCCGGTGCGCCGTTGTTGCCGCGCGAGGCGTTGCCGCTCCTCGGCGACCACAACGTCGCCAACGTTCTCGCAGCGGCGTTGGCGCTCCACGCCACCGGAATCGGCCATGCCGCACTCGCCGACGGCATCCGCACCTTCCGCCCGATGGCGCATCGCCTCGAGCCGGTGCGCGAGGTGGACGGCGTCCTCTGGGTGAACGATTCCAAGGCGACCAACGTCGCCTCGACCGTCGTCGCGGTGGAGGCGATGCAGCGTCCATTCGTCCTGTTGCTCGGCGGCCGTCACAAGGGAGAGCCCTACACCGCGCTGCTCAAGCCGTTGGCGGCGCACGGCGTTGCCGTGGTGGCGTATGGTGAGGCGGCGGGACTCATCCAGGCGGACCTCGGCGCCGGCATCCGCGTAGTGCCCGCCGGAGATTTTGCCGAAGTCATGGCGACGGCACGGGCGCTTGCGCCACGGGGCGGGGCCGTGCTCCTGTCGCCGGCCTGCTCCAGCTACGACATGTTTGACCATTACGAACACCGTGGCGGCACCTTCCGCCAGATCGTGGAGTCCTGGTGA
- the murF gene encoding UDP-N-acetylmuramoyl-tripeptide--D-alanyl-D-alanine ligase — protein sequence MSIAWTAAQVCEALGLPTPGFEAHYAQVGTDTRALVPGSLFVALVGERFDAHDYLEAARDAGATGAVVRRGAPAVEGLTLYPVDDTLHALGELAHARRERFTGPVIAITGQNGKTSTKEMVAAVLATRWKTHRTRANDNNLVGVPLTVLQAPEETEAMVVEAGANVPGEIPRYREILRPDIALVTNAGAGHLEGFGSVAGVVKEKLSLTRDVPLAIVGLEPADLVPGARALAKRVITAGLDDADVTPTSVTLGADGRPIVSIDGRTFHLAARGRHQAGNAMFAWGVARELGLDLDAVAKALEAFTIPGGRGELKHHGALTVLNDGYNANPQSFASVIALAQEMRAGKTLVFVAGTMRELGDHAPALHAEVAAQLAELQPELLALVGEFVPAFAPYRAAFAGRLLEAPDADTMGPLLAARLKGDELVVLKGSRGVTLERILPAILPRAATTA from the coding sequence ATGAGCATCGCGTGGACGGCCGCGCAGGTGTGCGAGGCACTAGGGCTCCCCACTCCCGGATTCGAAGCGCACTACGCCCAGGTCGGGACCGACACCCGCGCGCTCGTCCCCGGCTCGCTCTTCGTCGCCCTGGTGGGTGAACGATTCGATGCCCATGACTACCTCGAGGCAGCGCGTGACGCAGGCGCCACAGGCGCCGTCGTGCGGCGGGGCGCGCCGGCGGTCGAGGGGCTGACCCTCTATCCGGTGGACGACACGCTGCATGCCCTCGGCGAGTTGGCCCATGCCCGCCGCGAGCGGTTCACTGGTCCGGTGATTGCCATCACGGGGCAGAACGGCAAGACGTCGACGAAGGAGATGGTGGCCGCGGTGCTCGCCACGCGCTGGAAGACCCACCGCACCCGGGCCAACGACAACAACCTCGTCGGCGTGCCGCTCACCGTGCTGCAGGCGCCTGAGGAGACCGAGGCGATGGTGGTCGAGGCCGGCGCCAATGTGCCGGGCGAGATTCCGCGGTACCGCGAGATCCTCCGGCCCGACATCGCCCTGGTCACCAACGCCGGCGCTGGCCATCTCGAGGGCTTCGGCTCCGTAGCCGGGGTGGTGAAGGAGAAGCTCTCCCTCACGCGCGACGTGCCGCTGGCGATTGTCGGGCTCGAGCCAGCCGATCTGGTGCCTGGCGCTCGTGCCCTCGCGAAGCGGGTGATCACGGCCGGGCTCGACGATGCCGACGTCACGCCGACCAGCGTCACGCTCGGTGCCGACGGGCGGCCGATCGTGTCGATCGACGGCCGCACCTTCCATCTCGCGGCGCGTGGACGGCACCAGGCAGGGAATGCCATGTTCGCCTGGGGCGTGGCCCGCGAGCTTGGGCTGGACCTGGACGCCGTCGCGAAGGCGCTGGAAGCGTTCACGATTCCCGGCGGCCGCGGCGAATTGAAGCATCACGGGGCGCTGACGGTGCTCAATGACGGCTACAATGCCAACCCGCAGTCGTTCGCGAGTGTGATCGCCCTCGCGCAGGAGATGCGGGCGGGCAAGACGCTGGTCTTCGTGGCGGGGACGATGCGGGAGTTGGGTGACCACGCCCCGGCACTCCACGCCGAAGTGGCGGCGCAGTTGGCCGAGCTGCAACCGGAGTTGCTGGCCCTGGTCGGAGAATTTGTGCCGGCCTTCGCGCCCTACCGGGCTGCCTTCGCCGGTCGGCTGCTCGAGGCCCCCGACGCCGACACGATGGGGCCGCTGCTGGCGGCGCGGTTGAAGGGAGATGAACTCGTGGTGTTGAAGGGTTCTCGCGGGGTCACCCTTGAGCGTATCCTTCCCGCCATCCTGCCACGCGCCGCCACCACCGCCTGA
- a CDS encoding phospho-N-acetylmuramoyl-pentapeptide-transferase codes for MLYHLLAGKSGLLSNLLTYISFRAAAAMVTALGIAFLLGPVIIRKLHALKVGQVIRAEGPASHQAKRGTPTMGGIIIILATVIPTLLFAPLTNRFVIVSVVAMLWCGAIGFLDDYLKVVQGQSRGLVAKWKLTGQVTFGVSLGILLIVWPVVNPAMIPAEGTTVPFFKYLVVTFAPWLYVVFVTGVVTGFSNAVNLTDGLDGLATGLSTIAAGAFASFAYVLGRVDTTAYLNLFYLPGSGELSVFCAALMGACLGFLWFNAHPAKVFMGDTGSLALGGAFGTVAILLKSEFLLVIIGGVFVAEAVSVMLQTSVYKWNKRTRGREYADSHRVFRMAPLHHHFEKLGWAETTVVVRFWILGIFCALVALATLKLR; via the coding sequence ATGCTCTACCACCTGCTCGCCGGCAAGTCGGGGCTGCTGTCCAACCTCCTCACCTACATATCGTTCCGCGCCGCGGCCGCCATGGTCACCGCGCTCGGCATCGCGTTTCTGCTTGGTCCGGTGATCATCCGGAAGCTGCACGCGTTGAAGGTGGGGCAGGTGATCCGCGCCGAGGGACCGGCCAGCCACCAGGCCAAGCGCGGCACGCCGACGATGGGCGGCATCATCATCATCCTGGCGACGGTGATTCCGACGCTGCTCTTCGCACCGCTCACCAATCGCTTCGTCATCGTGAGTGTGGTGGCGATGCTCTGGTGCGGGGCGATCGGCTTTCTCGACGACTACCTCAAGGTGGTTCAGGGGCAGTCCCGCGGGCTCGTCGCCAAGTGGAAGTTGACCGGACAGGTCACCTTCGGCGTCTCACTCGGCATCTTGCTCATTGTCTGGCCGGTGGTCAATCCGGCGATGATTCCCGCCGAGGGAACGACCGTTCCGTTCTTCAAGTATCTGGTGGTCACCTTCGCGCCGTGGTTGTACGTCGTCTTCGTCACGGGCGTGGTGACGGGCTTCTCGAACGCCGTGAACCTCACCGACGGGCTGGATGGTCTCGCGACCGGTCTCTCGACCATCGCCGCTGGCGCCTTCGCCTCCTTCGCCTATGTGCTCGGGCGCGTCGACACCACGGCGTACCTGAACCTCTTCTACCTCCCCGGTTCGGGCGAACTCTCGGTCTTCTGCGCCGCCCTGATGGGGGCCTGCCTGGGCTTCCTCTGGTTCAACGCGCATCCGGCCAAGGTCTTCATGGGCGACACCGGCTCGCTTGCCCTCGGGGGCGCGTTCGGCACGGTGGCGATCCTGCTCAAGAGTGAATTCCTGCTGGTCATCATCGGCGGCGTCTTCGTCGCGGAAGCGGTCTCGGTGATGCTGCAGACGTCGGTGTACAAGTGGAACAAGCGGACCCGCGGCCGGGAGTATGCCGACTCGCACCGCGTCTTCCGGATGGCGCCGCTGCACCACCACTTCGAGAAGTTGGGCTGGGCCGAGACGACCGTGGTCGTGCGCTTCTGGATTCTCGGGATCTTCTGTGCGCTGGTGGCACTGGCCACCCTGAAGCTGCGATGA